One window of the Rufibacter radiotolerans genome contains the following:
- a CDS encoding acyl-CoA synthetase family protein, with protein sequence MGFTNDFKKKLPSLAPQDFEAAYLALFRFQAQHNTVYSSYISHLGKSISDIHKVTQIPFLPIEFFKTHTVVSYEFTPEVIFKSSGTTLQQRSQHLVADAQFYQTHAQQLFEKEYGPLAGSVVLALLPSYLEQGESSLVLMIDHFIKATGQTQPGFYLRNHAELITAVRQAKSEGKNAFLFGVTYALLDLAEELAAPEFGGVTIFETGGMKGRRREMVREELHGLLTQAFGVETIHSEYGMTELLSQAYSPGKGIFYPSSTLRVLIREVNDPFNVTDKAGSGGVNVIDLANVDSCAFIETKDLGKLYEDGSFEILGRFDNADIRGCNLLVG encoded by the coding sequence ATGGGATTTACCAATGACTTCAAAAAAAAGCTGCCAAGCCTGGCCCCGCAGGACTTTGAAGCGGCTTACTTGGCCTTGTTCCGGTTTCAGGCACAGCACAATACGGTTTATAGTAGCTATATCTCCCACCTGGGTAAATCAATTTCAGATATTCATAAAGTCACCCAAATTCCTTTCCTGCCCATAGAGTTTTTCAAAACCCATACCGTGGTTTCCTATGAGTTTACGCCCGAGGTAATCTTTAAAAGCAGCGGAACCACATTGCAGCAGCGCAGCCAACATTTGGTAGCCGATGCCCAATTTTACCAAACGCACGCGCAGCAGTTATTTGAGAAGGAGTATGGTCCATTGGCGGGGAGTGTGGTCTTGGCATTGCTGCCGTCCTATCTGGAGCAAGGTGAATCCTCGTTGGTCCTAATGATTGACCATTTTATCAAAGCCACCGGCCAGACCCAGCCTGGGTTTTACCTCAGAAACCACGCAGAACTCATCACCGCCGTGCGGCAGGCTAAAAGCGAAGGCAAAAATGCCTTTCTTTTTGGCGTTACCTATGCGCTGCTAGACCTGGCAGAAGAACTGGCAGCACCTGAATTTGGGGGCGTAACCATTTTTGAGACCGGCGGCATGAAAGGGCGTCGCCGCGAAATGGTGCGGGAAGAGCTGCACGGACTATTAACCCAGGCGTTTGGGGTGGAAACCATTCACTCTGAATACGGAATGACGGAACTCTTATCTCAGGCCTATTCCCCCGGAAAAGGGATTTTCTACCCTTCCAGCACCTTGCGGGTGTTGATCCGGGAGGTAAATGATCCTTTCAATGTCACAGACAAGGCAGGTTCCGGTGGGGTGAATGTAATAGACTTGGCCAACGTAGATTCCTGTGCCTTTATAGAGACCAAAGATCTGGGCAAACTGTATGAAGACGGTTCCTTTGAAATCCTAGGCCGCTTTGACAACGCCGATATCAGAGGGTGCAACTTGTTAGTAGGCTAG
- a CDS encoding sigma-54-dependent transcriptional regulator produces the protein MPKILIIDDERSIRYTLKEILEYESYTVDEAEDGERGIELLQKSKYDVVLCDIKMPKMDGMEVLERAQVLAPDTPFIMISAHGTIDTAVEATKKGAYDFLVKPPDLNRLLVSVRNALDKATLVTETKTLKKKISKTYEMVGSSPALSKVKSAIAKVAPTDARVLITGPNGAGKELVARSLHEHSSRAQGPLVEVNCAAIPSELIESELFGHEKGSFTSAVKQRIGKFEQANGGTLFLDEIGDMSLSAQAKVLRALQEHKITRVGGDKDITVDVRVIAATNKNLLEEIESKHFREDLYHRLSVILIHVPPLNERREDIPDLVEKFLDDVARDYGNKPKKITPEALTYLQGLDWRGNVRELRNVVERLVIMSEETITEEDAKLYAK, from the coding sequence ATGCCTAAGATTCTGATCATAGATGATGAACGTAGCATTCGCTACACGCTTAAAGAAATCCTGGAGTATGAAAGCTATACGGTAGATGAGGCCGAAGACGGGGAGCGCGGAATTGAGCTTTTACAAAAAAGCAAGTATGACGTGGTGCTCTGCGATATAAAAATGCCCAAGATGGATGGCATGGAGGTGCTGGAACGCGCCCAGGTCCTGGCCCCGGACACCCCCTTCATCATGATCTCCGCACACGGTACCATTGACACCGCCGTGGAAGCCACCAAAAAAGGCGCCTATGATTTCCTGGTAAAGCCCCCTGACCTGAACCGTTTGCTGGTTTCTGTGCGCAATGCCCTGGACAAAGCCACACTGGTCACCGAAACCAAGACCCTTAAAAAGAAGATATCCAAGACCTATGAGATGGTGGGCTCCTCCCCTGCCCTGAGCAAGGTGAAATCTGCCATTGCCAAGGTTGCTCCCACTGATGCCCGCGTCTTGATCACCGGCCCTAACGGAGCGGGGAAAGAACTGGTGGCCCGCTCCCTGCACGAACACAGTAGCCGCGCCCAAGGGCCGTTAGTAGAAGTGAACTGCGCTGCTATTCCCAGTGAGCTGATAGAAAGCGAATTGTTCGGGCATGAGAAAGGATCGTTCACCTCGGCGGTAAAGCAGCGCATTGGCAAGTTTGAGCAGGCCAACGGCGGCACCCTTTTCCTGGATGAAATTGGCGACATGAGCCTTTCGGCGCAAGCCAAGGTGTTGCGCGCCCTGCAGGAGCATAAAATTACCCGCGTGGGCGGCGACAAAGACATTACGGTTGATGTGCGCGTGATAGCGGCCACCAACAAAAACCTGCTGGAAGAGATTGAGTCCAAGCACTTTAGGGAGGATTTATACCACCGCCTGAGCGTGATCCTGATCCATGTACCACCTTTGAATGAACGCCGCGAAGATATCCCTGATCTGGTGGAGAAGTTCCTGGATGACGTGGCCCGGGACTATGGCAACAAACCTAAGAAGATCACTCCTGAGGCCCTGACTTATTTGCAAGGCTTGGACTGGCGCGGAAACGTGCGGGAACTGCGTAATGTGGTAGAACGCCTGGTGATCATGAGCGAGGAAACCATCACGGAGGAAGATGCGAAACTTTACGCCAAGTAA